A genomic segment from Drosophila willistoni isolate 14030-0811.24 chromosome 2L unlocalized genomic scaffold, UCI_dwil_1.1 Seg168, whole genome shotgun sequence encodes:
- the LOC6640729 gene encoding neuropeptide FF receptor 2, translating into MVDYSATSFKFDFSQWNFPEERIWLHKSSAEITWKICTFIPVIAFGLYGNFIMIYLIATNRSLRTPTNLIIANMAMADFLTLLICPAMFMVNDFYQNYQLGCVGCKMEGFLVVIFLITAVLNLSVVSYDRLTAIVLPRETRLTFTAAKIVILCTWILGVLFASPLALYRSYRVRIWKNFTEIYCKENTSILPKYWYVLITILVWLPLGIMLICYIAIFYKLDRYEKRVLSREHPLTVSYKRSVAKTLFIVVVVFLVLRLPFTILIVLREKYYTTDSTVNSGMQLFWYFSQYLMFFNAAVNPMIYGFNNENFRRAYAQIWCVKRWKATAKVKEETNPNGSHYCCYCAFMKKQKVKETTQEVTTTAKASIGTSSNQHIEGDGFI; encoded by the exons ATGGTTGACTACAGCGCTACCAGCTTTAAg TTCGATTTTAGCCAATGGAATTTTCCTGAAGAACGCATTTGGTTGCATAAATCGAGTGCAGAAATTACTTGGAAAATATGCACTTTTATTCCTGTAATTGCCTTTGGACTGTATGGCAATTTTATAATGATCTATTTAATTGCAACAAATAGATCTTTGCGAACTCCAACGAATTTGATTATAGCCAATATGGCTATGGCTGATTTTTTAACTCTCTTGATATGTCCGGCCATGTTTATGGTCAATGATTTCTATCAGAATTATCAATTGGGTTGTGTGGGCTGTAAAATGGAGGGTTTCCTGGTTGTTATATTTCTCATTACAGCTGTCCTTAATCTCTCTGTGGTTAGTTATGATCGTCTTACGGCCATAGTGTTACCACGAGAGACACGTTTAACTTTTACAGCAGCGAAAATTGTGATTTTATGTACTTGGATATTAGGTGTATTATTTGCTTCACCCTTGGCCCTATATCGTTCATATAGAGTGCGTATTTGGAAGAATTTCACCGAGATATATTGCAAAGAGAACACTTCAATATTACCAAAATATTGGTATGTATTAATTACCATATTGGTATGGCTACCATTGGGCATTATGTTGATTTGTTATATAGCCATTTTCTATAAG TTGGATCGCTATGAGAAACGTGTTCTAAGTCGTGAACATCCTTTGACTGTCAGCTATAAACGAAGTGTGGCCAAGACTTTATTCATAGTGGTTGTCGTCTTTTTGGTCTTACGTTTGCCTTTTACCATTTTGATTGTATTACGTGAGAAATATTATACAACGGATAGCACTGTGAATAGTGGAATGCAATTATTTTGGTATTTCTCAcaatatttaatgtttttcaATGCTGCAGTCAATCCCATGATCTATGGCTTtaataatgaaaattttcgtCGAGCCTATGCCCAGATTTGGTGTGTGAAACGTTGGAAAGCCACAGCAAAAgttaaagaggagacaaatcCAAATGGTTCACATTATTGTTGCTATTGTGCCTTTATGAAGAAACAGAAAGTAAAGGAAACAACACAAGAGGTTACAACCACGGCAAAAGCTTCAATTGGAACGAGTAGTAATCAACATATTGAGGGTGATGGTTTCATATGA
- the LOC6640730 gene encoding alpha-tocopherol transfer protein-like, which translates to MTEELRPLSAELRQIAETELNEVVERLPADLDALRDWLSKQPHLKARQDSQFLVAFLRGCKFSLEKTKSKLDHFYTIKTLIPELFANRGMDDKNISLCRTGTYVRLPKPLGPGGPRIQLTNYSKFDPKVYKIMDLFRYQTMVMEQRILHDDNCNVSGYIELIDMSAMSLSFLAQMDFTLLKKMGVFSEKAQPTRIKGVHLINCPKEAVAVLNLAKGLMPSKLQKRFHVYKNVEDLYKVIPREYLPEEYGGTNGRIEDITADIEKEMLAFNDYFKQDEQYGVNEKLRPGKRINSDTLFGIEGSFRKLDID; encoded by the exons ATGACCGAGGAATTGCGTCCACTTAGCGCCGAATTGAGGCAAATTGCTGAAACGGAACTAAATGAGGTAGTGGAACGTTTACCAGCCGATTTGGATGCTCTACGTGATTGGTTGTCCAAGCAGCCACATCTCAAGGCCCGTCAAGATTCGCAATTTCTTGTGGCCTTCTTGCGTGGCTGTAAATTTAGTTTGGAGAAGACCAAATCGAAATTGgatcatttttataccattaAAACCTTGATACCGGAACTCTTTGCTAATCGTGGAATGGACGATAAGAATATTTCCCTATGTCGCACGGG aACTTATGTACGTCTACCCAAGCCCTTGGGTCCGGGCGGACCACGTATACAATTaacaaattattcaaaatttgatcccaaagtatataaaataatggATCTCTTTCGTTATCAGACAATGGTAATGGAACAACGTATTCTGCATGATGATAATTGCAATGTAAGTGGCTATATAGAGCTCATTGATATGTCTGCCAtgagtttgagttttttgGCCCAAATGGATTTTACGCTACTCAAGAAAATGGGTGTTTTTTCTGAGAAGGCACAACCCACACGCATTAAGGGTGTTCATTTGATCAACTGCCCCAAAGAGGCGGTGGCTGTCTTGAATTTGGCTAAAGGTCTAATGCCAAGTAAACTGCAGAAAAGG tttcATGTTTATAAGAATGTAGAAGATCTATATAAAGTCATACCACGGGAATATCTGCCCGAAGAATATGGTGGAACAAATGGACGTATAGAGGATATCACTGCCGATATAGAAAAGGAAATGTTAGCCTTTAATGATTACTTTAAGCAGGATGAACAGTATGGAGTTAATGAGAAATTACGTCCAGGAAAACGTATAAATTCAGATACTTTATTTGGCATTGAGGGATCTTTTCGCAAACTGGATATCGATTAA
- the LOC6640731 gene encoding uncharacterized protein LOC6640731, with amino-acid sequence MAKIRPLVPELAEVARTQLNEDEDLIVTKIEALRTWIGEQNYLEARTDDQFLVAFLRFCHWDVEEAKKRILFYYTYKTKERELLKSREVDDKLLELARSGIFATLPNALGAGGPRIHYTRMGHIEPSKHSVSDIFRFHAFRAEVEINTDDNWNIAGVIEIIDFTKIPYSLLLQFDPGMFRRMNAFLEHGIPTNLVATHIVNASRETQFVLGLVRNVMKQKELLHIHSNLESLQRAIGKEYLPTELGGNNGSLNDAMAQYESLFTSYATYFKEDGRYVVDEKLRAASEKEQQPAPSTLVAGATSEGSFRKLNFD; translated from the exons atGGCTAAAATACGACCTCTTGTGCCGGAATTGGCAGAGGTGGCACGCACACAACTAAATGAGGATGAGGATTTAATAGTGACCAAAATCGAGGCACTGCGCACTTGGATCGGTGAACAAAACTATTTGGAGGCCAGAACTGATGATCAGTTTTTGGTGGCATTTTTACGTTTCTGTCACTGGGATGTAGAGGAGGCTAAAAAaaggattttattttattacacatataaaacAAAGGAACGTGAACTGCTCAAGAGTCGTGAGGTAGATGATAAGCTACTCGAATTGGCACGATCAGG aatCTTTGCCACTCTGCCCAATGCCTTGGGTGCAGGTGGACCACGCATACACTATACACGCATGGGACATATAGAGCCTTCCAAGCATAGCGTTAGTGATATCTTTCGCTTCCATGCCTTCCGCGCTGAAGTCGAGATCAATACCGATGACAATTGGAATATCGCTGGGGTTATTGAGATAATTGATTTTACAAAAATTCCATATTCCTTGCTATTACAATTTGATCCTGGCATGTTTAGGCGCATGAATGCCTTCCTAGAGCATGGTATACCCACGAATTTAGTTGCCACTCATATTGTGAATGCTTCTCGTGAAACGCAATTTGTGCTCGGCCTAGTGCGCAATGTGATGAAACAAAAGGAGCTG TTGCATATCCACTCCAATCTCGAATCCCTGCAGCGTGCCATTGGCAAAGAATATCTTCCAACTGAATTGGGTGGCAATAATGGTTCACTAAATGATGCCATGGCCCAATATGAAAGCCTATTCACCAGCTATGCCACATATTTCAAGGAGGATGGACGTTATGTAGTCGATGAGAAATTAAGGGCGGCCAGCGAGAAGGAACAACAGCCGGCTCCCTCCACTCTAGTGGCCGGTGCGACAAGTGAGGGATCATTTCGCAAGCTGAACTTTGATTGA
- the LOC6640732 gene encoding glutathione S-transferase theta-1, which yields MAGLLKLYYDFLSPPSRVLWLSLKLSKTPFEACPVALRKFEQLTDEYKKINRFQKVPCLVYDGFHLSESIAMVRYLGDKGQLSEKLYPKVLKDRARIDEYLEWQQFNVRMPCGLYFIHGWLYPINGIADKPKPEEVEKFIKDVNVCLESLERFWLDNDFLIGSHLSVADLFTASDISQIKLCQYNVNEQQFPKVAKWLERVREASNPYFDEAHEFVYKKSLQAAKAKL from the exons atGGCTGGATTGCTTAAATTATATTACGATTTTCTATCGCCGCCAAGTCGTGTACTATGGTTGAGCCTGAAATTGAGCAAAACTCCCTTTGAGGCGTGTCCTGTGGCCCTGAGAAAAT TTGAGCAGCTGACTGATGAGTACAAGAAGATTAATCGATTTCAGAAAGTGCCCTGCCTGGTCTATGATGGATTTCATCTCAGCGAAAGCATAGCCATGGTTCG TTATCTTGGGGACAAAGGTCAATTAAGTGAAAAATTATATCCCAAGGTCTTGAAGGATCGTGCTCGCATTGATGAGTACTTGGAATGGCAGCAGTTTAATGTACGTATGCCTTGTggtttatatttcattcaTGGCTGGCTATATCCCATCAATGGCATTGCCGATAAACCCAAGCCCGAAGAAGTTGAGAAATTTATCAAGGATGTGAATGTTTGTTTAGAATCCTTGGAGCGTTTTTGGTTGGATAATGATTTTCTAATTGGTTCACATTTGTCAGTAGCTGATTTATTTACTGCCTCTGACATCAGTCAGATAA AACTCTGTCAATATAATGTAAATGAGCAACAATTTCCCAAAGTGGCCAAATGGTTGGAACGCGTACGTGAGGCATCTAATCCCTACTTTGATGAGGCTCACGAATTTGTTTACAAAAAGTCTCTGCAAGCAGCCAAagcaaaactttaa
- the LOC6640733 gene encoding glutathione S-transferase theta-1 yields the protein MANSLKFYYDFLSQPSRVLWMSLKLSKTPFEACPVALRKREQLTDEYKKINRFQKVPSLVDNDFHLSESVAMVRYLAAKGQLSEQLYPKALKDRARIDEYLEWQHSNVRLPCGQYFRDAWLYPANGIKGKPKPEEVDKMIKAVNVSLGSLERFWLDKEFLIGSNLTIADLFGAAEINQIKLCQYNVNEQQFPKVAKWLDRVRESSNPYFDEAHQFIYKNSQQAVKAKI from the exons ATGGCTAATTCGCTTAAATTCTACTATGATTTTCTATCGCAACCGAGTCGTGTGCTATGGATGAGTTTGAAATTGAGTAAAACTCCTTTCGAGGCTTGTCCTGTGGCCTTGAGAAAAC GTGAACAGCTGACTGATGAATACAAGAAGATCAATCGTTTCCAGAAGGTGCCCTCCCTTGTGGATAATGACTTTCATTTAAGTGAAAGCGTGGCCATGGTTCG TTATCTTGCGGCCAAAGGTCAATTGAGTGAACAATTATATCCCAAGGCCTTAAAGGATCGCGCTCGAATTGATGAGTATTTGGAATGGCAGCACTCCAATGTACGTTTGCCTTGTGGCCAATATTTCCGTGATGCCTGGCTATATCCGGCCAATGGTATCAAAGGCAAACCAAAGCCCGAAGAAGTTGACAAGATGATCAAGGCCGTGAATGTTAGCCTGGGATCTTTGGAACGTTTCTGGCTGGACAAGGAGTTCTTAATTGGTTCCAATTTAACTATAGCTGATTTATTTGGTGCCGCTGAAATCAATCAGATAA AACTCTGTCAATACAATGTAAATGAGCAACAATTTCCCAAAGTGGCCAAGTGGTTGGATCGTGTACGTGAATCATCCAATCCCTACTTTGATGAGGCCCATCAATTCATCTACAAAAACTCACAGCAAGCTGTGAAagctaaaatttaa
- the LOC6640852 gene encoding alpha-tocopherol transfer protein: MSVQYSNAIRPLSPELTKKAHKELNEVPERIQEDIDTLRLWISKQPHLKARQDAQFLIAFLRGCKYSLEKTKLKLDNFYAMRGAVPELYKNRFVGEKQLSILKTGCLLRLPQPLQVDGPRIHISRYGQYDSSKYSIAEVTQVNTMLGEIQIREDDNAMISGFVEIIDMKGIGAGHIFQFDAVLVKKLAVLGDKAWPYRPKGFHFVNAPAAAERFMSIAKSLMSEKIRKRFHIHSKLESLYKYVPKECLPVEYGGSNGTVQDVIDTWTQKLLKYKNFFEEETEYGTNEKLRRGQPVNSETLFGIEGSFRKLDID; this comes from the exons ATGTCTGTGCAATATTCGAATGCCATACGACCCTTGAGTCCGGAATTAACAAAAAAGGCTCACAAGGAATTGAATGAGGTGCCGGAACGTATACAAGAGGATATCGATACATTACGTTTATGGATCTCAAAACAGCCACATTTGAAGGCTCGTCAGGATGCTCAATTCCTGATTGCCTTTCTGCGTGGCTGTAAATATAGTCTGGAGAAGACAAAACTCAAATTGGATAATTTCTATGCAATGCGTGGAGCAGTCCCAGAGCTGTATAAGAATCGTTTTGTTGGCGAAAAACAATTGAGCATACTCAAAACTGG TTGCCTTTTGCGTTTGCCGCAGCCTCTGCAAGTGGATGGACCACGTATACATATCTCACGTTATGGCCAATATGATTCCAGTAAATATTCCATTGCCGAGGTCACTCAGGTCAATACGATGTTAGGTGAAATACAAATACGCGAAGATGATAATGCCATGATATCGGGTTTCGTTGAGATTATTGACATGAAAGGCATTGGAGCGGGacatatatttcaatttgatgCAGTGCTTGTCAAGAAATTAGCCGTCCTTGGTGACAAAGCCTGGCCATACCGACCCAAGggatttcattttgttaatGCCCCAGCCGCAGCTGAGAGATTCATGTCCATAGCCAAGAGCCTGATGAGTGAGAAAATACGCAAACGTTTCCATATACACTCCAAGCTGGAAAGCCTCTACAAATATGTGCCCAAAGAATGCCTGCCCGTTGAATATGGTGGAAGTAATGGCACGGTCCAGGATGTCATCGATACATGGACGCAAAAGCTACTAAAATATAAGAATTTCTTCGAAGAGGAAACCGAATATGGTACAAATGAGAAATTACGTCGTGGACAGCCTGTGAACTCTGAAACATTGTTCGGCATTGAGGGTTCGTTTAGAAAACTAGACATTgattaa